The Streptomyces laurentii genome contains a region encoding:
- a CDS encoding septum site-determining protein (KEGG: sgr:SGR_3321 septum site-determining protein;~helicase/secretion neighborhood CpaE-like protein; TIGR03815;~identified by MetaGeneAnnotator; putative;~septum site-determining protein [Streptomyces flavogriseus ATCC33331]), which yields MKGSTTRGRTRRDGSAARPDHESARAESVATGPVADRDTGHPARPLIVTEDLALLDDLLRLCAAAGAEPEVYHAVPEPRSGWIRPPLVLVGDDAASRCRGATRRPGVLLVGRDLGDDPGKWRRAVEIGAEGVLDLPRDESRLVDLLADAAEGVGRPALTVGVLGGRGGAGASTLSCALALAAARAGQRTLLVDGDPLGGGLDILLGGERAEGRRWPDFAASKGRVAGGALEESLPLVRGVRVLSWDRGDPVPVPPEAMRSVLAAARRRGGAVVVDLPRRIDGTVTEALAQLDLGLLIVPGELRAVAAAHRVAAVAGRVLRDLRVAVRGPYAPGLDERWIADALRLPLVGELPCEPGLSAAGDGGPPPGADARGGLGRFCAEFWERVPLVERAA from the coding sequence GTGAAGGGATCGACCACCCGCGGAAGGACCCGGCGAGACGGTTCGGCCGCCCGCCCGGACCACGAATCCGCCCGGGCCGAGAGCGTGGCGACGGGCCCCGTCGCGGACCGGGACACGGGGCACCCGGCCCGGCCGCTGATCGTGACGGAGGACCTCGCGCTCCTCGACGACCTGCTGCGGCTGTGCGCCGCCGCCGGCGCCGAACCCGAGGTGTACCACGCGGTGCCCGAGCCCCGGTCGGGCTGGATCCGGCCCCCGCTCGTCCTCGTCGGCGACGACGCGGCGAGCCGCTGCCGGGGCGCCACCCGCAGGCCCGGCGTGCTGCTCGTCGGCCGGGACCTCGGCGACGACCCCGGCAAGTGGCGGCGAGCCGTCGAGATCGGCGCCGAAGGCGTGCTCGACCTGCCCCGCGACGAGAGCCGGCTCGTCGACCTGCTCGCCGACGCCGCCGAGGGCGTCGGCCGGCCCGCTCTGACCGTCGGCGTCCTCGGCGGTCGCGGCGGAGCCGGGGCCTCGACTCTGTCCTGCGCCCTCGCGCTCGCCGCCGCGCGGGCCGGGCAGCGCACCCTGCTCGTCGACGGCGACCCGCTCGGCGGCGGACTCGACATCCTGCTCGGCGGCGAGCGCGCCGAAGGCCGGCGCTGGCCGGACTTCGCGGCCTCGAAGGGGCGAGTGGCGGGCGGCGCCCTGGAGGAGTCCCTGCCCCTGGTACGCGGAGTACGGGTGCTCAGCTGGGACCGCGGCGACCCGGTGCCCGTCCCGCCCGAGGCCATGCGCTCGGTGCTCGCGGCCGCCCGCAGGCGCGGTGGAGCCGTCGTGGTCGACCTGCCCCGCCGCATCGACGGCACGGTCACCGAGGCCCTCGCCCAGCTCGACCTCGGACTGCTGATCGTCCCCGGCGAACTGCGCGCCGTCGCCGCCGCCCACCGGGTGGCCGCGGTGGCGGGCCGGGTGCTGCGCGATCTGCGGGTGGCCGTCCGTGGCCCGTACGCCCCCGGACTCGACGAGCGATGGATCGCCGACGCCCTGCGGCTGCCCCTCGTCGGCGAACTCCCCTGCGAACCAGGGCTCTCGGCGGCCGGGGACGGCGGCCCGCCGCCGGGCGCCGACGCCCGCGGCGGACTCGGCCGCTTCTGCGCCGAGTTCTGGGAGCGCGTCCCGCTCGTGGAGCGTGCGGCATGA
- a CDS encoding phosphoserine phosphatase (Haloacid dehalogenase-like hydrolases. The haloaciddehalogenase-like (HAD) superfamily includes L-2-haloacid dehalogenase, epoxide hydrolase, phosphoserine phosphatase, phosphomannomutase, phosphoglycolate phosphatase, P-type ATPase, and many others; cd01427;~Phosphoserine phosphatase [Aminoacid transport andmetabolism]; COG0560;~Phosphoserine phosphatase [Streptomyces venezuelae ATCC10712];~identified by MetaGeneAnnotator; putative;~motif II), with protein sequence MLGLVENHSMPRAAAFFDLDKTVIAKSSTLTFSKSFYRGGLISRRAALRTAYIQFVFLAGGADHDQMERMREYLSALCKGWNVAQVKELVAETLHDLIDPIIYDEAASLIEEHHAAGRDVVIVSTSGAEVVEPIGDMLGADRVVATRMVVGEDGCFTGEVEYYAYGPTKAEAVRELAASEGYDLARCYAYSDSATDVPMLEAVGHPYAVNPDRALRREAAAREWPVLVFDKPVRLKQRLPAFTMPARPALVAAVAVGAAAVTAGVVWYTGRRRRISPARCSA encoded by the coding sequence ATGCTCGGGCTCGTGGAAAACCACTCGATGCCGCGCGCAGCCGCCTTCTTTGACCTGGACAAGACGGTCATTGCGAAGTCCTCGACGCTGACCTTCAGCAAGTCCTTCTACCGGGGCGGACTGATCAGTCGCCGTGCCGCACTGCGGACGGCGTACATCCAGTTCGTGTTCCTGGCAGGCGGAGCCGATCACGACCAGATGGAGCGGATGCGTGAATATCTTTCCGCGCTCTGCAAAGGCTGGAACGTCGCACAGGTCAAGGAGCTCGTCGCCGAGACCCTGCACGACCTGATCGACCCGATCATCTACGACGAGGCCGCCTCGCTCATCGAGGAGCATCACGCCGCCGGCCGCGACGTCGTGATCGTCTCGACATCCGGGGCCGAGGTCGTCGAGCCCATCGGCGACATGCTGGGCGCCGACCGGGTCGTGGCGACCCGGATGGTGGTCGGCGAGGACGGCTGCTTCACCGGCGAGGTGGAGTACTACGCGTACGGCCCGACCAAGGCGGAGGCGGTCCGGGAGCTGGCCGCGTCCGAGGGCTACGACCTGGCGCGCTGCTACGCGTACAGCGACTCGGCGACCGATGTGCCGATGCTGGAGGCCGTCGGCCACCCGTACGCGGTGAACCCGGACCGGGCCCTGCGGCGCGAGGCGGCCGCGCGGGAGTGGCCGGTGCTGGTGTTCGACAAGCCGGTCCGGCTCAAGCAGCGGCTGCCCGCGTTCACCATGCCGGCCCGCCCGGCACTGGTCGCCGCGGTCGCCGTGGGCGCGGCGGCCGTCACGGCCGGCGTCGTCTGGTACACCGGGCGCCGTCGCCGGATCTCGCCCGCCCGCTGCTCTGCCTAG
- a CDS encoding flp pilus assembly protein, ATPase cpaF (Flp pilus assembly protein, ATPase CpaF [Intracellular trafficking and secretion]; COG4962;~Flp pilus assembly protein, ATPase CpaF [Streptomyces venezuelae ATCC10712];~Type IV secretory pathway component VirB11, and related ATPases. The homohexamer, VirB11 is one of eleven Vir proteins, which are required for T-pilus biogenesis and virulence in the transfer of T-DNA from the Ti (tumor-inducing) plasmid of bacterial to...; cd01130;~Walker B motif;~hexamer interface [polypeptide binding];~identified by MetaGeneAnnotator; putative) gives MSGAGLLDAVRQRLAQSGAEPTPARVAAALRAQGRLLGDAEVLGAAEELRCELIGTGPLEPLLADPRVTDVLVCAPDRVWVDRGAGLEPTGVTFPDAAAVRRLAQRLAAVAGRRLDDARPWVDARLPDGTRMHAVLPPIAVGSTCLSLRVVRPRAFSVAELTEAGTVPPGGEPLLRALVEARVSFLVSGGTGSGKTTLLSTLLGLVGGRERIVVAEDSAELRPDHPHVVRLEARPPNQEGAGLVTLRDLVRQALRMRPDRLVVGEVRGPEAVDLLAALNTGHAGCGTVHANTAADVPARLEALGTSAGLDRAALHSQLGAGLSAVLHLVRDRSGQRRIAEVHVLERDREGLVTTVPALRWAADGFARERGWGRLWSLIGDGAR, from the coding sequence ATGAGCGGCGCGGGACTGCTCGACGCCGTCCGGCAGCGGCTCGCGCAGAGCGGTGCCGAACCCACCCCCGCACGGGTCGCGGCGGCACTGCGGGCCCAGGGACGGCTGCTGGGCGACGCCGAAGTGCTCGGCGCCGCCGAGGAACTGCGCTGCGAACTCATCGGCACCGGCCCCCTGGAGCCGCTGCTCGCCGACCCTCGCGTCACCGACGTCCTGGTCTGCGCGCCCGACCGGGTCTGGGTGGACCGCGGCGCCGGGCTCGAACCGACCGGCGTGACCTTCCCGGACGCGGCGGCGGTCCGCAGGCTCGCCCAGCGGCTCGCGGCCGTGGCCGGACGCCGGCTCGACGACGCCCGGCCCTGGGTCGACGCCCGGCTCCCGGACGGCACCCGGATGCACGCCGTCCTGCCCCCGATCGCCGTCGGCTCGACCTGCCTCTCGCTCCGGGTGGTGCGGCCGAGGGCCTTCTCGGTGGCCGAGCTGACCGAGGCGGGCACCGTCCCGCCGGGCGGCGAGCCACTGCTGCGGGCGCTGGTCGAGGCCCGGGTCTCGTTCCTCGTCAGCGGCGGAACCGGATCCGGAAAGACCACGCTCCTGAGCACGTTGCTCGGCCTGGTCGGCGGGCGCGAGCGGATCGTCGTCGCCGAGGACTCGGCCGAACTGCGCCCCGACCACCCGCATGTGGTGCGCTTGGAGGCCCGGCCGCCCAACCAGGAGGGCGCCGGACTCGTGACCCTGCGGGATCTGGTGCGCCAGGCCCTGCGGATGCGGCCGGACCGGCTGGTGGTCGGCGAGGTCCGGGGCCCCGAGGCGGTCGATCTGCTGGCCGCTCTCAACACCGGCCACGCCGGCTGCGGGACCGTCCACGCGAACACGGCGGCGGACGTACCGGCTCGGCTGGAGGCGCTCGGGACCTCGGCGGGGCTCGACCGGGCGGCCCTGCACAGCCAGTTGGGCGCCGGGCTCTCGGCGGTGCTGCACCTGGTGCGGGACCGGTCGGGGCAGCGGCGGATCGCCGAGGTGCACGTCCTGGAACGGGACCGCGAGGGGTTGGTCACGACGGTGCCCGCGCTGCGCTGGGCGGCGGACGGGTTCGCGCGGGAGCGGGGCTGGGGGCGGCTGTGGTCGCTGATCGGGGACGGGGCCCGATGA
- a CDS encoding ATP-binding protein (ATP-binding protein [Streptomyces scabiei 87.22];~CO dehydrogenase maturation factor [Cell division and chromosomepartitioning]; COG3640;~The accessory protein CooC, which contains a nucleotide-binding domain (P-loop) near the N-terminus, participates in the maturation of the nickel center of carbon monoxide dehydrogenase (CODH). CODH from Rhodospirillum rubrum catalyzes the reversible...; cd02034;~identified by MetaGeneAnnotator; putative), with protein sequence MKIAFVGKGGSGKTTLSSLFIRHLAATGAPVIAVDADINQHLGAALGLSDEETAALPAMGAHLPLIKEYLRGANPRIASADTMIKTTPPGEGSRLLGVREENPVYTACARPVALDEHGIRLMATGPFTESDLGVACYHSKVGAVELCLNHLVDGPDEYVVVDMTAGSDSFASGMFTRFDMTFLVAEPTRKGVSVYRQYKEYARDFGVALKVVGNKVQGEDDVDFLRAEVGDDLLVTVGHSDWVRAMEKGRPSAFGVLEAGNRAALRTLQAAADDSYARRDWERYTRQMVHFHLRNAESWGNARTGADLAAQVDPGFVLSEGLSAVQPA encoded by the coding sequence ATGAAGATCGCTTTCGTAGGGAAGGGCGGCAGTGGCAAAACCACCCTGTCCTCCCTCTTCATCCGCCACCTCGCCGCCACCGGAGCTCCGGTCATCGCCGTCGACGCGGACATCAACCAACACCTCGGCGCCGCTCTCGGGCTCTCCGACGAGGAGACCGCCGCGCTCCCCGCGATGGGGGCGCATCTGCCGCTGATCAAGGAGTACCTGCGGGGGGCCAACCCGCGGATCGCCTCCGCCGACACGATGATCAAGACGACTCCGCCCGGGGAGGGTTCGCGGCTGCTCGGGGTCCGCGAGGAGAACCCGGTCTACACCGCCTGCGCGCGGCCGGTGGCGCTCGACGAGCACGGGATCCGGCTGATGGCCACGGGCCCGTTCACCGAGTCGGATCTCGGCGTGGCCTGCTACCACTCGAAGGTCGGCGCGGTCGAACTGTGCCTGAACCACCTGGTGGACGGCCCCGACGAGTACGTGGTGGTCGACATGACGGCCGGCTCCGACTCGTTCGCCTCCGGCATGTTCACCCGCTTCGACATGACGTTCCTGGTCGCCGAGCCGACCCGCAAGGGCGTCTCCGTCTACCGCCAGTACAAGGAGTACGCGCGGGACTTCGGCGTCGCCCTGAAGGTGGTCGGCAACAAGGTGCAGGGCGAGGACGACGTCGACTTCCTGCGCGCCGAGGTGGGCGACGACCTGCTGGTGACGGTCGGCCACTCCGACTGGGTCCGGGCGATGGAGAAGGGCCGTCCGTCCGCGTTCGGGGTGCTGGAGGCGGGCAACCGGGCGGCGCTGCGCACCCTCCAGGCCGCCGCCGACGACTCGTACGCGCGGCGCGACTGGGAGCGCTACACGCGCCAGATGGTCCACTTCCATCTGCGCAACGCGGAGAGCTGGGGCAACGCCCGGACGGGGGCCGACCTGGCGGCGCAGGTCGACCCCGGGTTCGTGCTGTCCGAAGGGCTCAGTGCGGTGCAGCCGGCTTGA
- a CDS encoding hypothetical protein (Catalytic NodB homology domain of the carbohydrate esterase 4 superfamily; cl15692;~identified by MetaGeneAnnotator; putative;~secreted protein [Streptomyces clavuligerus ATCC27064]): MKKGDGAPQGVVRLIGDGSTAFTGTQPRQPAWQRLKQGQEPPQFVVFSWDGAGEDSQKLFSHFREVGKKYGATMTYFLSGVYLLPEAKRDLYDPPKHSPGQSDIGFNDLQGIRDTVRELRGAWEEGNEIGTHFNGHFCGEEGGVGTWSVDEWKSEINQAKSFVKHWKTNSGLKEEKPLPFDYDKELAGARTPCLEGRKNFVQAASQLGFRYDTSGVNDQIWPNKDHGLWDLSMQLVPVPGREFQTLSMDYNFMVNQSGTATQGDPSQHEYWGNQMRDGLVEAFERSYRGNRAPLIIGNHFESWNGGTYMRAIEDTIATVCVQKDVKCVSFRQLADWLDAQDPAVLAKLHTLKVGEAPSGGWTSFLAPKPAAPAGVPAAKPAEVKPAAPH, translated from the coding sequence GTGAAGAAGGGCGACGGCGCCCCGCAGGGCGTCGTACGCCTGATCGGTGACGGCTCCACCGCCTTCACCGGGACGCAGCCCCGCCAGCCCGCCTGGCAGCGTTTGAAACAGGGTCAGGAACCCCCGCAGTTCGTGGTGTTCTCCTGGGACGGCGCGGGCGAGGACAGCCAGAAGCTCTTCTCGCACTTCCGCGAGGTGGGCAAGAAGTACGGCGCCACGATGACGTACTTCCTCAGCGGTGTGTACCTGCTGCCGGAGGCGAAGCGCGACCTCTACGACCCGCCGAAGCACTCCCCGGGCCAGTCCGACATCGGTTTCAACGACCTCCAGGGCATCCGCGACACCGTGCGCGAGCTGCGCGGCGCGTGGGAGGAGGGCAACGAGATCGGCACCCACTTCAACGGCCACTTCTGCGGCGAGGAGGGCGGCGTCGGCACCTGGTCGGTCGACGAGTGGAAGAGCGAGATCAACCAGGCGAAGTCCTTCGTCAAGCACTGGAAGACCAACTCCGGCCTGAAGGAGGAGAAGCCGCTCCCCTTCGACTACGACAAGGAGCTGGCGGGCGCCCGCACCCCGTGCCTGGAAGGCCGCAAGAACTTCGTCCAGGCCGCCTCGCAGCTGGGCTTCCGCTACGACACCAGCGGCGTCAACGACCAGATCTGGCCCAACAAGGACCACGGCCTGTGGGATCTGTCGATGCAGCTCGTCCCGGTCCCCGGCCGCGAGTTCCAGACGCTGTCCATGGACTACAACTTCATGGTCAACCAGTCCGGCACGGCCACCCAGGGCGACCCGTCGCAGCACGAGTACTGGGGCAACCAGATGCGCGACGGCCTGGTGGAGGCCTTCGAGCGCTCGTACCGGGGCAACCGCGCGCCGCTGATCATCGGCAACCACTTCGAGTCCTGGAACGGCGGCACCTACATGCGCGCCATCGAGGACACCATCGCCACGGTCTGCGTGCAGAAGGACGTCAAGTGCGTCTCCTTCCGCCAGCTCGCGGACTGGCTGGACGCCCAGGACCCGGCCGTCCTCGCCAAGCTCCACACACTGAAGGTCGGCGAGGCCCCGTCGGGCGGCTGGACGTCCTTCCTGGCTCCGAAGCCCGCCGCGCCGGCGGGGGTCCCGGCCGCCAAGCCGGCCGAGGTCAAGCCGGCTGCACCGCACTGA
- a CDS encoding integral membrane protein (Flp pilus assembly protein TadB [Intracellular trafficking and secretion]; COG4965;~identified by MetaGeneAnnotator; putative;~integral membrane protein [Streptomyces pristinaespiralis ATCC25486];~overlaps another CDS with the same product name), which produces MTTLTTLTTGTSATTGVAVLCVVAFWWWTAGRRRALRRARVVLALPGGADALVVPVALRRWWGAVRGRREWLCLPVAAVIALLGASPLPLLAGAAAVPLVGRGLRTARERAERNARADRVVALCGAVAGELKAGWQPAQALAFAARTTGALDGQEAAVLAAARFGGDVPEALRRAARRDGADGLAGLAACWQVAVDGGAGLAAGLDRLETALRAHRDQRERLRAQLAGAWATVAVLAVLPVAGLGLGAALGARPLEVLLHTPAGFGCLLVGGALEAAGLWWATRIVRGGERL; this is translated from the coding sequence GTGACGACCCTGACGACGCTGACGACGGGGACGAGTGCGACGACGGGCGTGGCGGTGCTGTGCGTCGTGGCGTTCTGGTGGTGGACGGCCGGGCGGCGGAGGGCGCTGCGCAGAGCGCGGGTGGTCCTGGCGCTGCCGGGCGGGGCGGACGCGCTGGTGGTGCCCGTGGCCTTGAGGCGCTGGTGGGGCGCGGTGCGCGGGCGGCGGGAGTGGCTGTGCCTGCCCGTGGCGGCCGTGATCGCGCTGCTCGGCGCCTCGCCGCTGCCGTTGCTCGCGGGAGCGGCGGCGGTGCCGCTGGTGGGACGCGGGCTGCGGACCGCCCGGGAGCGCGCGGAGCGGAACGCGCGCGCCGACCGGGTGGTGGCCCTGTGCGGGGCCGTCGCGGGAGAGCTGAAGGCCGGCTGGCAGCCCGCTCAGGCACTGGCGTTCGCGGCGCGGACGACGGGGGCGCTCGACGGTCAGGAGGCGGCGGTGCTCGCGGCGGCCCGGTTCGGCGGGGACGTGCCGGAGGCGCTGCGCCGGGCGGCGAGGCGGGACGGCGCCGACGGACTGGCTGGGTTGGCCGCCTGCTGGCAGGTCGCCGTCGACGGAGGCGCGGGTCTGGCCGCCGGCCTGGACCGGCTGGAGACGGCGCTCCGCGCCCACCGGGACCAGCGGGAGCGGCTACGGGCCCAACTGGCCGGCGCCTGGGCCACGGTGGCGGTCCTCGCCGTCCTGCCGGTCGCGGGGCTCGGGCTCGGGGCGGCGCTCGGGGCCCGGCCCCTGGAGGTGCTGCTGCACACCCCGGCGGGCTTCGGCTGCCTGCTCGTCGGGGGCGCTCTGGAGGCCGCGGGGCTGTGGTGGGCGACCCGGATCGTGCGGGGCGGTGAGCGGCTGTGA
- a CDS encoding oxidoreductase (Fic family protein [Function unknown];~Fic/DOC family; pfam02661;~identified by MetaGeneAnnotator; putative;~probable oxidoreductase [Streptomyces venezuelae ATCC10712]), which produces MSTHASDPLAALGSLPGVADSVDSVRKAVDRVYGHRVMRRRSNEITSEAALRGARGSAALAGADWALEEVRRRTDFSADPESRTVGAALRLSAECGQLLSIWRQSPLRVLARLHLVAQGEPLDSTGRPRQAGEPVDEPLIEAPLPTPEEVSGRLDGLAELIIAGGGAPALVTAAVVHGELLALRPFTSHNGLIARAAERIVLIGSGLDPKSICPAEVGHAELGRDAYVAAFEGYRSGTADGMAAWIAHCGRAVELGVRESTAVCEALQRGAA; this is translated from the coding sequence ATGAGTACGCACGCCTCTGACCCCCTGGCCGCCCTCGGCTCCCTGCCGGGCGTCGCCGACTCGGTGGACTCCGTACGCAAGGCTGTCGACCGCGTGTACGGCCACCGTGTGATGCGCCGCCGCAGCAACGAGATCACCTCCGAGGCGGCCCTGCGCGGGGCGCGCGGCTCGGCCGCGCTCGCGGGCGCCGACTGGGCCCTGGAAGAGGTCCGCCGGCGGACCGACTTCAGTGCCGACCCGGAGTCCCGCACCGTGGGTGCGGCGCTGCGACTGAGCGCCGAATGCGGGCAGTTGCTCTCCATCTGGCGCCAGTCGCCGCTGCGAGTGCTGGCCCGGCTGCACCTGGTCGCCCAGGGCGAGCCGCTCGACTCGACGGGCCGGCCGCGTCAGGCGGGCGAGCCGGTCGACGAGCCGCTGATCGAGGCGCCGCTGCCGACGCCCGAGGAGGTCTCGGGCCGGCTCGACGGTCTCGCGGAGCTGATCATCGCGGGCGGCGGGGCCCCGGCCCTGGTCACGGCGGCCGTGGTGCACGGCGAACTGCTCGCCCTGCGTCCCTTCACCTCGCACAACGGGCTGATCGCCCGGGCCGCGGAGCGGATCGTGCTGATCGGCAGCGGTCTCGACCCCAAGTCGATCTGCCCGGCCGAGGTCGGCCACGCGGAACTGGGGCGGGACGCCTACGTGGCCGCCTTCGAGGGGTACCGGTCGGGGACCGCCGACGGCATGGCGGCCTGGATCGCGCACTGCGGGCGGGCGGTCGAACTCGGCGTCCGCGAGTCGACGGCCGTCTGCGAGGCGCTGCAGCGCGGCGCGGCCTGA
- a CDS encoding type II secretion system F domain protein (Flp pilus assembly protein TadC [Cell motility and secretion / Intracellular trafficking and secretion]; COG2064;~Type II secretion system F domain protein [Streptomyces fulvissimus DSM40593];~UniProt-pubmed:20624727; UniProt-pubmed:21463507; UniProt-pubmed:18375553; UniProt-pubmed:20581206; UniProt-pubmed:12000953; UniProt-pubmed:20064060;~identified by MetaGeneAnnotator; putative): protein MTAVLAALCALVTVVGAVVERRRGRRSRRCLALLLGIEPVAAARWRRSVPSWVRAWGVPCGAGLATYVLIGGLTGPPAGAGVAWGLWWWRSRRARDTPESLAERAETERQLPLAADLLAACASAGAAPGEAAEAVGRSLGGPVGGRLVRTAAELRLGGEPAEVWRRFGAIPGAEGLARCLERAASSGAPAAEAVARHAEGLRAARARAAATRAQRAQVLITAPVGLCFLPAFLAVGVAPVVIGLASGLLAGR, encoded by the coding sequence GTGACGGCGGTGTTGGCGGCGCTCTGCGCGCTGGTGACCGTGGTCGGCGCGGTGGTCGAGCGGCGGCGGGGACGGCGGTCGCGCCGGTGCCTCGCGCTGTTGCTAGGGATCGAGCCGGTCGCCGCGGCCCGGTGGCGTCGCTCCGTGCCGTCCTGGGTGCGGGCCTGGGGTGTGCCGTGCGGGGCGGGGCTCGCGACGTACGTGCTGATCGGCGGCCTGACGGGACCGCCGGCCGGTGCCGGTGTCGCCTGGGGGCTGTGGTGGTGGCGCTCGCGCCGAGCCCGCGACACCCCGGAGAGCCTGGCCGAACGGGCGGAGACGGAGCGCCAGCTGCCGCTCGCCGCCGATCTCCTGGCGGCCTGCGCCTCGGCCGGGGCCGCGCCCGGTGAGGCGGCCGAGGCGGTGGGCCGGTCGCTGGGCGGGCCCGTCGGCGGACGGCTGGTCCGTACGGCGGCGGAGCTGCGGCTCGGCGGCGAACCGGCCGAGGTGTGGCGGAGGTTCGGGGCGATACCCGGCGCGGAGGGCCTGGCCCGCTGCCTGGAACGCGCGGCCTCGTCCGGGGCGCCCGCCGCCGAGGCCGTGGCACGGCACGCCGAGGGACTGCGGGCGGCCCGCGCCCGCGCGGCGGCGACCCGGGCCCAGCGGGCGCAGGTGCTGATCACGGCGCCGGTCGGGCTGTGTTTCCTGCCCGCCTTCCTGGCGGTGGGGGTGGCCCCGGTGGTGATCGGGCTGGCGAGCGGACTGCTCGCCGGCCGGTGA